A region of Desulfobacterales bacterium DNA encodes the following proteins:
- the nfi gene encoding deoxyribonuclease V (cleaves DNA at apurinic or apyrimidinic sites) — translation MRIGRPPHNWVITPRQAIAVQNKLSAAISRQGRPRNPGLAAGLDAAFTPDKKRCIGGVVLWNIHDHTIVERHTAILELRFPYIPGLLSFRETPALIAALRKLRNIPDLIICDGQGVAHPRRLGIASHIGLIADLPTIGCAKSRLIGDYREPDPQQGASSPLRHNNELIGAVLRTRDNVKPVFVSVGHNIELDIAVRIILDCAIRYRLPEPTRLADRLVAERKKDFA, via the coding sequence ATGAGAATAGGCCGTCCGCCTCATAACTGGGTCATTACCCCGCGTCAGGCGATTGCCGTCCAGAATAAACTGAGTGCGGCGATCAGCCGACAAGGCCGGCCACGGAACCCCGGACTTGCGGCCGGATTGGATGCCGCCTTTACTCCCGATAAAAAACGGTGTATCGGCGGGGTGGTGCTCTGGAACATCCATGATCACACCATTGTCGAGCGGCACACCGCTATTCTGGAGCTGCGTTTTCCTTATATCCCCGGGCTTCTGTCTTTTCGCGAAACACCCGCCTTGATTGCCGCCTTGCGCAAGCTGCGTAACATTCCGGACCTGATTATCTGTGACGGTCAGGGAGTCGCCCATCCGCGCCGGCTCGGGATCGCCAGCCATATCGGGCTGATAGCCGATCTGCCGACAATAGGTTGCGCCAAAAGCCGGCTGATCGGTGACTATCGGGAACCGGACCCGCAGCAAGGGGCCTCATCTCCCTTGCGCCACAATAATGAACTGATTGGGGCCGTGCTGCGGACCAGGGATAATGTCAAACCGGTTTTTGTCAGTGTGGGCCATAATATTGAACTGGATATCGCGGTGCGGATTATTCTGGATTGCGCCATCCGCTACCGTCTCCCGGAGCCGACCAGATTGGCCGACCGGTTGGTGGCGGAGCGGAAAAAGGATTTTGCTTAA